One region of Scophthalmus maximus strain ysfricsl-2021 chromosome 15, ASM2237912v1, whole genome shotgun sequence genomic DNA includes:
- the wdr35 gene encoding WD repeat-containing protein 35 isoform X2 has protein sequence MFIYLSKKIAIPNNIQLKCISWNKGQGFIACGGDDSVLRVLKLESQTDDAKLKGLAAPSNLSMNQTLEGHSGAVQVVTWNEQYEKLTTSDQNGLIIVWMLYKGVWYEEMINNRNKSVVTSMSWNADGQKICIVYEDGAVIVGSVNGNRIWGKELKGIQLAHVAWSPDSRILLFGTVNGEVHIYDNQGNFIMKMTISCLTNVPGAVRIAGIHWYAGTGGYVEPDCPCLAICFDNGRCQIMRFENDENPVCIDTLMSVVSIQWNHCGSVLAVAGSLKASNVEKELNLVQFYTPFGEHLRTLKVPGKEMAGVAWEGRGLRIGLAVDSYIYFANIRPDYKWGYCCSTVVYAYTKPERQEYCVVFWDTKNNEKFVKYVKSLMSITTSGDFCILASKADDTQAQDAELESGSHARFVLILCNSIGTPLDSKYIDIDPLFVTMTKTHVIAASKEAFYLWQYRVAKKLTALEINQVTKTKKEGRERVYHIDSSPSAANDNSPDFSKASTATRDPICCITATDKTLIVGRESGIIHRYSLPNVVLIQKYTLNNRAYFLSVNCNSSRLAIIDIAGVLTLLDLEVRGAAGDSTVNQVSSGDPSKFERKDVWDMKWANDNPDLFAMMEKTRMYVFRNLDPEEPIQTSGYICNFEDLEIKSVLLDEIMKDPERPNKDNLINFEIRSLRDSRALIEKVGIEDASQFIEDNPHPRLWRLLAEAALQKLDLKTAEQAFVRCKDYQGIEFVKRLGNLQSEPMKQAEVAAYFSRFEEAERMYLNMDRRDLAISLRIKLGDWFRVLQLLKTGSGDCDDTLLEQAYNAIGDYFADRQKWINAVQYYLQGRNQERLAECYYMLEDYDGLERLTTVLPENHKLLPEIGQMFATVGMCEQAVNAYLKCNQPKSAVDSCVHLNQWNKAVELARTHNMKEIKSLLSKYASHLLEKNKTLEAVELYRKAHHFLDAAKLMFKIADEEAKKRTRPLRVKKLYVLAARLVENYHEQVKTSQQSKTKGKKSEAKFALAGLLEEDATSSDNRIVDNAWRGAEAYHFFLLAQRQLYGGYMETAMRTAMHLREYEDIIPAVEIYSLLAICSAANRAFGTCSQAFIKLESLESLEPDERQQYQDLALEIFIKHTPKDSRMMERQRSSEGAEGKLPTCIVSGLPIQEFQFWMCSVCKHCAQEQEIGKYSCCPLCHNPVA, from the exons ATGTTTATCTACCTTAGCAAGAAG attgcTATCCCCAACAACatccaattaaaatgtatttcctggAACAAAGGTCAAGGCTTCATTGCCTGTGGAGGGGACGACAGTGTCCTCAGAGTGCTCAAGCTTGAATCTCAGACAG ACGATGCCAAACTTAAAGGTCTTGCTGCACCGAGTAATCTGTCAATGAACCAGACTTTGGAGGGACACAGTG GTGCAGTGCAAGTGGTAACATGGAATGAACAGTATGAAAAGCTGACAACCAGTGACCAGAATGGACTCATCATTGTGTGGATGCTCTACAAAG GTGTGTGGTACGAGGAGATGATCAACAACAGGAACAAGTCGGTGGTGACGAGCATGAGCTGGAACGCGGACGGTCAAAAGATCTGCATTGTGTATGAAGACGGAGCTGTCATTGTTGGATCTGTAAATG GAAACCGGATTTGGGGAAAGGAGCTAAAAGGAATTCAGCTTGCACATGTGGCATGGTCACCAGACAGCAGGATCCTCCTCTTTGGCACGGTTAATGGAGAAGTACATATCTATGACAATCAAGGAAACTTCATT ATGAAAATGACCATAAGCTGCCTCACTAATGTGCCCGGAGCTGTCAGAATAGCCGGTATTCACTGGTATGCAGGAACCGGGGGCTACGTTGAACCAGACTGCCCTTGTCTTGCCATCTGTTTCGACAATGGGAGATGCCAGATCATGCGCTTCGAGAATGATGAAA ACCCAGTGTGCATTGACACTCTGATGAGTGTGGTCAGTATACAGTGGAATCATTGTGGCAGTGTTCTGGCCGTGGCTGGTAGTCTCAAAGCCTCCAATGTGGAAAAAGAATTAAATCTTGTGCAGTTCTACACGCCTTTTGGAGAG CATCTGAGAACTCTCAAAGTTCCTGGGAAGGAGATGGCCGGTGTGGCCTGGGAGGGACGAGGGCTCCGCATCGGCCTGGCTGTGGACTCCTACATCTACTTTGCGAACATAAGACCAGATTACAAG TGGGGCTACTGTTGCAGCACTGTGGTGTACGCCTACACAAAGCCAGAGCGGCAGGAGtactgtgtggttttctgggaCACCAAAAACAACGAGAAGTTTGTCAAATATGTCAAGAGCCTAATGTCCATCACAACTTCAGGGGACTTCTGCATCCTGGCCAGCAAGGCAGATGACACTCAGGCTcag GATGCTGAGTTAGAGTCCGGGAGTCACGCAAGG tttgtcCTGATTCTGTGCAACTCCATTGGGACTCCATTGGACTCAAAATACATTGACATTG ATCCATTGTTTGTCACCATGACCAAGACACATGTGATTGCTGCATCCAAAGAGGCTTTCTACCTGTGGCAGTACAGAGTGGCAAAGAAGTTAACTGCCCTGGAGATCAACCAAGTGACCAAAACgaagaaggagggaagagagag GGTCTATCACATTGACAGCAGCCCATCTGCAGCCAATGACAACAGTCCAGATTTTTCCAAAGCCTCCACA GCAACTCGAGATCCCATCTGTTGTATTACAGCAACGGATAAGACCTTGATTGTG GGCCGCGAGTCTGGCATCATCCACAGATACAGTCTCCCAAATGTTGTTCTCATCCAGAAATACACGTTGAACAACAGAGCCTACTTTCTCTCCGTGAACTGCAACTCCAG TCGCCTGGCGATAATCGACATTGCAGGCGTGCTGACTTTATTGGACCTGGAAGTTCGGGGCGCTGCAGGTGACAGCACTGTGAACCAGGTGTCTTCAGGAGATCCATCAAAGTTTGAGCGCAAGGACGTTTGGGACATGAAATGGGCGAATGATAACCCCGACCTGTTTGCCATGATGGAGAAAACTAGGATGTATGTGTTCAGGAACCTAGACCCAGAG GAGCCCATCCAAACATCTGGATACATTTGCAACTTTGAAGACCTGGAAATCAAATCTGTCTTGCTCGATGAAATCATGAAG GATCCAGAGAGGCCTAACAAAGACAACCTCATCAACTTTGAAATCCGCTCCCTGAGAGACAGCCGTGCACTGATTGAAAAAGTTGGGATTGAAGATGCCTCACAGTTCATAGAAGACAATCCTCACCCACGACTCTG GCGTCTGCTGGCTGAGGCAGCTCTCCAGAAGCTGGATCTGAAGACGGCAGAGCAGGCCTTTGTCCGCTGTAAAGATTACCAGGGCATTGAGTTTGTGAAGCGCCTGGGCAACCTGCAGAGCGAGCCCATGAAGCAGGCTGAGGTGGCAGCCTACTTCAGCAGGTTCGAGGAAGCTGAGCGGATGTACCTGAACATGGATCGCAG gGACCTCGCCATCAGCCTCAGGATCAAACTGGGAGACTGGTTCCGGGTTCTTCAGCTACTCAAAACTGGCTCTGGGGACTGTGATGATACTCTGCTGGAACAGGCGTACAATGCAATCGGAGACTACTTCGCTGACAGACAGAAGTG GATTAATGCAGTGCAGTACTACCTCCAGGGCCGTAACCAAGAGAGGCTGGCAGAATGCTACTACATGCTAGAGGACTACGACGGCCTCGAGAGACTGACCACTGTGCTGCCAGAGAATCATAAACTTTTACCA GAAATTGGACAGATGTTTGCTACCGTGGGCATGTGTGAACAAGCTGTGAACGCCTACCTCAAGTGCAACCAGCCCAAATCCGCCGTTGACTCGTGCGTCCATCTGAACCAG TGGAACAAAGCAGTGGAACTTGCCAGGACCCACAACATGAAAGAGATTAAATCTCTCCTTTCCAAATATGCCTCACATCTTCTTGAGAAGAATAAAACTCTGGAGGCTGTGGAACTGTATCGGAAAGCCCACCATTTTCTGGATGCAGCCAAACTCATGTTTAAG ATAGCAGACGAGGAGGCAAAGAAAAGGACCCGGCCGCTGCGGGTGAAGAAGCTCTATGTGCTGGCAGCGCGTCTTGTGGAGAATTACCACGAGCAGGTGAAAACGTCGCAGCAGAGCAAAACCAAAGGGAAGAAATCTGAG GCAAAGTTTGCTCTCGCTGGGCTGCTCGAGGAAGACGCAACGTCCTCAGACAATCGCATCGTGGACAATGCTTGGCGCGGAGCCGAGGCTTATCACTTCTTCCTGCTTGCTCAACGGCAGCTGTATGGAGGCTACATGGAGACCGCCATGCGCACAG ctatgCACCTACGTGAATATGAGGACATCATTCCAGCAGTGGAGATCTACTCTCTGCTGGCCATTTGCTCCGCCGCCAACCGGGCATTCGGCACATGCTCACAGGCCTTCATCAAACTGGAATCCCTG
- the wdr35 gene encoding WD repeat-containing protein 35 isoform X3 has protein sequence MFIYLSKKIAIPNNIQLKCISWNKGQGFIACGGDDSVLRVLKLESQTDDAKLKGLAAPSNLSMNQTLEGHSGAVQVVTWNEQYEKLTTSDQNGLIIVWMLYKGVWYEEMINNRNKSVVTSMSWNADGQKICIVYEDGAVIVGSVNGNRIWGKELKGIQLAHVAWSPDSRILLFGTVNGEVHIYDNQGNFIMKMTISCLTNVPGAVRIAGIHWYAGTGGYVEPDCPCLAICFDNGRCQIMRFENDENPVCIDTLMSVVSIQWNHCGSVLAVAGSLKASNVEKELNLVQFYTPFGEHLRTLKVPGKEMAGVAWEGRGLRIGLAVDSYIYFANIRPDYKWGYCCSTVVYAYTKPERQEYCVVFWDTKNNEKFVKYVKSLMSITTSGDFCILASKADDTQAQFVLILCNSIGTPLDSKYIDIDPLFVTMTKTHVIAASKEAFYLWQYRVAKKLTALEINQVTKTKKEGRERVYHIDSSPSAANDNSPDFSKASTATRDPICCITATDKTLIVGRESGIIHRYSLPNVVLIQKYTLNNRAYFLSVNCNSSRLAIIDIAGVLTLLDLEVRGAAGDSTVNQVSSGDPSKFERKDVWDMKWANDNPDLFAMMEKTRMYVFRNLDPEEPIQTSGYICNFEDLEIKSVLLDEIMKDPERPNKDNLINFEIRSLRDSRALIEKVGIEDASQFIEDNPHPRLWRLLAEAALQKLDLKTAEQAFVRCKDYQGIEFVKRLGNLQSEPMKQAEVAAYFSRFEEAERMYLNMDRRDLAISLRIKLGDWFRVLQLLKTGSGDCDDTLLEQAYNAIGDYFADRQKWINAVQYYLQGRNQERLAECYYMLEDYDGLERLTTVLPENHKLLPEIGQMFATVGMCEQAVNAYLKCNQPKSAVDSCVHLNQWNKAVELARTHNMKEIKSLLSKYASHLLEKNKTLEAVELYRKAHHFLDAAKLMFKIADEEAKKRTRPLRVKKLYVLAARLVENYHEQVKTSQQSKTKGKKSEAKFALAGLLEEDATSSDNRIVDNAWRGAEAYHFFLLAQRQLYGGYMETAMRTAMHLREYEDIIPAVEIYSLLAICSAANRAFGTCSQAFIKLESLESLEPDERQQYQDLALEIFIKHTPKDSRMMERQRSSEGAEGKLPTCIVSGLPIQEFQFWMCSVCKHCAQEQEIGKYSCCPLCHNPVA, from the exons ATGTTTATCTACCTTAGCAAGAAG attgcTATCCCCAACAACatccaattaaaatgtatttcctggAACAAAGGTCAAGGCTTCATTGCCTGTGGAGGGGACGACAGTGTCCTCAGAGTGCTCAAGCTTGAATCTCAGACAG ACGATGCCAAACTTAAAGGTCTTGCTGCACCGAGTAATCTGTCAATGAACCAGACTTTGGAGGGACACAGTG GTGCAGTGCAAGTGGTAACATGGAATGAACAGTATGAAAAGCTGACAACCAGTGACCAGAATGGACTCATCATTGTGTGGATGCTCTACAAAG GTGTGTGGTACGAGGAGATGATCAACAACAGGAACAAGTCGGTGGTGACGAGCATGAGCTGGAACGCGGACGGTCAAAAGATCTGCATTGTGTATGAAGACGGAGCTGTCATTGTTGGATCTGTAAATG GAAACCGGATTTGGGGAAAGGAGCTAAAAGGAATTCAGCTTGCACATGTGGCATGGTCACCAGACAGCAGGATCCTCCTCTTTGGCACGGTTAATGGAGAAGTACATATCTATGACAATCAAGGAAACTTCATT ATGAAAATGACCATAAGCTGCCTCACTAATGTGCCCGGAGCTGTCAGAATAGCCGGTATTCACTGGTATGCAGGAACCGGGGGCTACGTTGAACCAGACTGCCCTTGTCTTGCCATCTGTTTCGACAATGGGAGATGCCAGATCATGCGCTTCGAGAATGATGAAA ACCCAGTGTGCATTGACACTCTGATGAGTGTGGTCAGTATACAGTGGAATCATTGTGGCAGTGTTCTGGCCGTGGCTGGTAGTCTCAAAGCCTCCAATGTGGAAAAAGAATTAAATCTTGTGCAGTTCTACACGCCTTTTGGAGAG CATCTGAGAACTCTCAAAGTTCCTGGGAAGGAGATGGCCGGTGTGGCCTGGGAGGGACGAGGGCTCCGCATCGGCCTGGCTGTGGACTCCTACATCTACTTTGCGAACATAAGACCAGATTACAAG TGGGGCTACTGTTGCAGCACTGTGGTGTACGCCTACACAAAGCCAGAGCGGCAGGAGtactgtgtggttttctgggaCACCAAAAACAACGAGAAGTTTGTCAAATATGTCAAGAGCCTAATGTCCATCACAACTTCAGGGGACTTCTGCATCCTGGCCAGCAAGGCAGATGACACTCAGGCTcag tttgtcCTGATTCTGTGCAACTCCATTGGGACTCCATTGGACTCAAAATACATTGACATTG ATCCATTGTTTGTCACCATGACCAAGACACATGTGATTGCTGCATCCAAAGAGGCTTTCTACCTGTGGCAGTACAGAGTGGCAAAGAAGTTAACTGCCCTGGAGATCAACCAAGTGACCAAAACgaagaaggagggaagagagag GGTCTATCACATTGACAGCAGCCCATCTGCAGCCAATGACAACAGTCCAGATTTTTCCAAAGCCTCCACA GCAACTCGAGATCCCATCTGTTGTATTACAGCAACGGATAAGACCTTGATTGTG GGCCGCGAGTCTGGCATCATCCACAGATACAGTCTCCCAAATGTTGTTCTCATCCAGAAATACACGTTGAACAACAGAGCCTACTTTCTCTCCGTGAACTGCAACTCCAG TCGCCTGGCGATAATCGACATTGCAGGCGTGCTGACTTTATTGGACCTGGAAGTTCGGGGCGCTGCAGGTGACAGCACTGTGAACCAGGTGTCTTCAGGAGATCCATCAAAGTTTGAGCGCAAGGACGTTTGGGACATGAAATGGGCGAATGATAACCCCGACCTGTTTGCCATGATGGAGAAAACTAGGATGTATGTGTTCAGGAACCTAGACCCAGAG GAGCCCATCCAAACATCTGGATACATTTGCAACTTTGAAGACCTGGAAATCAAATCTGTCTTGCTCGATGAAATCATGAAG GATCCAGAGAGGCCTAACAAAGACAACCTCATCAACTTTGAAATCCGCTCCCTGAGAGACAGCCGTGCACTGATTGAAAAAGTTGGGATTGAAGATGCCTCACAGTTCATAGAAGACAATCCTCACCCACGACTCTG GCGTCTGCTGGCTGAGGCAGCTCTCCAGAAGCTGGATCTGAAGACGGCAGAGCAGGCCTTTGTCCGCTGTAAAGATTACCAGGGCATTGAGTTTGTGAAGCGCCTGGGCAACCTGCAGAGCGAGCCCATGAAGCAGGCTGAGGTGGCAGCCTACTTCAGCAGGTTCGAGGAAGCTGAGCGGATGTACCTGAACATGGATCGCAG gGACCTCGCCATCAGCCTCAGGATCAAACTGGGAGACTGGTTCCGGGTTCTTCAGCTACTCAAAACTGGCTCTGGGGACTGTGATGATACTCTGCTGGAACAGGCGTACAATGCAATCGGAGACTACTTCGCTGACAGACAGAAGTG GATTAATGCAGTGCAGTACTACCTCCAGGGCCGTAACCAAGAGAGGCTGGCAGAATGCTACTACATGCTAGAGGACTACGACGGCCTCGAGAGACTGACCACTGTGCTGCCAGAGAATCATAAACTTTTACCA GAAATTGGACAGATGTTTGCTACCGTGGGCATGTGTGAACAAGCTGTGAACGCCTACCTCAAGTGCAACCAGCCCAAATCCGCCGTTGACTCGTGCGTCCATCTGAACCAG TGGAACAAAGCAGTGGAACTTGCCAGGACCCACAACATGAAAGAGATTAAATCTCTCCTTTCCAAATATGCCTCACATCTTCTTGAGAAGAATAAAACTCTGGAGGCTGTGGAACTGTATCGGAAAGCCCACCATTTTCTGGATGCAGCCAAACTCATGTTTAAG ATAGCAGACGAGGAGGCAAAGAAAAGGACCCGGCCGCTGCGGGTGAAGAAGCTCTATGTGCTGGCAGCGCGTCTTGTGGAGAATTACCACGAGCAGGTGAAAACGTCGCAGCAGAGCAAAACCAAAGGGAAGAAATCTGAG GCAAAGTTTGCTCTCGCTGGGCTGCTCGAGGAAGACGCAACGTCCTCAGACAATCGCATCGTGGACAATGCTTGGCGCGGAGCCGAGGCTTATCACTTCTTCCTGCTTGCTCAACGGCAGCTGTATGGAGGCTACATGGAGACCGCCATGCGCACAG ctatgCACCTACGTGAATATGAGGACATCATTCCAGCAGTGGAGATCTACTCTCTGCTGGCCATTTGCTCCGCCGCCAACCGGGCATTCGGCACATGCTCACAGGCCTTCATCAAACTGGAATCCCTG
- the wdr35 gene encoding WD repeat-containing protein 35 isoform X1 → MFIYLSKKIAIPNNIQLKCISWNKGQGFIACGGDDSVLRVLKLESQTDDAKLKGLAAPSNLSMNQTLEGHSGAVQVVTWNEQYEKLTTSDQNGLIIVWMLYKGVWYEEMINNRNKSVVTSMSWNADGQKICIVYEDGAVIVGSVNGNRIWGKELKGIQLAHVAWSPDSRILLFGTVNGEVHIYDNQGNFIMKMTISCLTNVPGAVRIAGIHWYAGTGGYVEPDCPCLAICFDNGRCQIMRFENDENPVCIDTLMSVVSIQWNHCGSVLAVAGSLKASNVEKELNLVQFYTPFGEHLRTLKVPGKEMAGVAWEGRGLRIGLAVDSYIYFANIRPDYKWGYCCSTVVYAYTKPERQEYCVVFWDTKNNEKFVKYVKSLMSITTSGDFCILASKADDTQAQQDAELESGSHARFVLILCNSIGTPLDSKYIDIDPLFVTMTKTHVIAASKEAFYLWQYRVAKKLTALEINQVTKTKKEGRERVYHIDSSPSAANDNSPDFSKASTATRDPICCITATDKTLIVGRESGIIHRYSLPNVVLIQKYTLNNRAYFLSVNCNSSRLAIIDIAGVLTLLDLEVRGAAGDSTVNQVSSGDPSKFERKDVWDMKWANDNPDLFAMMEKTRMYVFRNLDPEEPIQTSGYICNFEDLEIKSVLLDEIMKDPERPNKDNLINFEIRSLRDSRALIEKVGIEDASQFIEDNPHPRLWRLLAEAALQKLDLKTAEQAFVRCKDYQGIEFVKRLGNLQSEPMKQAEVAAYFSRFEEAERMYLNMDRRDLAISLRIKLGDWFRVLQLLKTGSGDCDDTLLEQAYNAIGDYFADRQKWINAVQYYLQGRNQERLAECYYMLEDYDGLERLTTVLPENHKLLPEIGQMFATVGMCEQAVNAYLKCNQPKSAVDSCVHLNQWNKAVELARTHNMKEIKSLLSKYASHLLEKNKTLEAVELYRKAHHFLDAAKLMFKIADEEAKKRTRPLRVKKLYVLAARLVENYHEQVKTSQQSKTKGKKSEAKFALAGLLEEDATSSDNRIVDNAWRGAEAYHFFLLAQRQLYGGYMETAMRTAMHLREYEDIIPAVEIYSLLAICSAANRAFGTCSQAFIKLESLESLEPDERQQYQDLALEIFIKHTPKDSRMMERQRSSEGAEGKLPTCIVSGLPIQEFQFWMCSVCKHCAQEQEIGKYSCCPLCHNPVA, encoded by the exons ATGTTTATCTACCTTAGCAAGAAG attgcTATCCCCAACAACatccaattaaaatgtatttcctggAACAAAGGTCAAGGCTTCATTGCCTGTGGAGGGGACGACAGTGTCCTCAGAGTGCTCAAGCTTGAATCTCAGACAG ACGATGCCAAACTTAAAGGTCTTGCTGCACCGAGTAATCTGTCAATGAACCAGACTTTGGAGGGACACAGTG GTGCAGTGCAAGTGGTAACATGGAATGAACAGTATGAAAAGCTGACAACCAGTGACCAGAATGGACTCATCATTGTGTGGATGCTCTACAAAG GTGTGTGGTACGAGGAGATGATCAACAACAGGAACAAGTCGGTGGTGACGAGCATGAGCTGGAACGCGGACGGTCAAAAGATCTGCATTGTGTATGAAGACGGAGCTGTCATTGTTGGATCTGTAAATG GAAACCGGATTTGGGGAAAGGAGCTAAAAGGAATTCAGCTTGCACATGTGGCATGGTCACCAGACAGCAGGATCCTCCTCTTTGGCACGGTTAATGGAGAAGTACATATCTATGACAATCAAGGAAACTTCATT ATGAAAATGACCATAAGCTGCCTCACTAATGTGCCCGGAGCTGTCAGAATAGCCGGTATTCACTGGTATGCAGGAACCGGGGGCTACGTTGAACCAGACTGCCCTTGTCTTGCCATCTGTTTCGACAATGGGAGATGCCAGATCATGCGCTTCGAGAATGATGAAA ACCCAGTGTGCATTGACACTCTGATGAGTGTGGTCAGTATACAGTGGAATCATTGTGGCAGTGTTCTGGCCGTGGCTGGTAGTCTCAAAGCCTCCAATGTGGAAAAAGAATTAAATCTTGTGCAGTTCTACACGCCTTTTGGAGAG CATCTGAGAACTCTCAAAGTTCCTGGGAAGGAGATGGCCGGTGTGGCCTGGGAGGGACGAGGGCTCCGCATCGGCCTGGCTGTGGACTCCTACATCTACTTTGCGAACATAAGACCAGATTACAAG TGGGGCTACTGTTGCAGCACTGTGGTGTACGCCTACACAAAGCCAGAGCGGCAGGAGtactgtgtggttttctgggaCACCAAAAACAACGAGAAGTTTGTCAAATATGTCAAGAGCCTAATGTCCATCACAACTTCAGGGGACTTCTGCATCCTGGCCAGCAAGGCAGATGACACTCAGGCTcag CAGGATGCTGAGTTAGAGTCCGGGAGTCACGCAAGG tttgtcCTGATTCTGTGCAACTCCATTGGGACTCCATTGGACTCAAAATACATTGACATTG ATCCATTGTTTGTCACCATGACCAAGACACATGTGATTGCTGCATCCAAAGAGGCTTTCTACCTGTGGCAGTACAGAGTGGCAAAGAAGTTAACTGCCCTGGAGATCAACCAAGTGACCAAAACgaagaaggagggaagagagag GGTCTATCACATTGACAGCAGCCCATCTGCAGCCAATGACAACAGTCCAGATTTTTCCAAAGCCTCCACA GCAACTCGAGATCCCATCTGTTGTATTACAGCAACGGATAAGACCTTGATTGTG GGCCGCGAGTCTGGCATCATCCACAGATACAGTCTCCCAAATGTTGTTCTCATCCAGAAATACACGTTGAACAACAGAGCCTACTTTCTCTCCGTGAACTGCAACTCCAG TCGCCTGGCGATAATCGACATTGCAGGCGTGCTGACTTTATTGGACCTGGAAGTTCGGGGCGCTGCAGGTGACAGCACTGTGAACCAGGTGTCTTCAGGAGATCCATCAAAGTTTGAGCGCAAGGACGTTTGGGACATGAAATGGGCGAATGATAACCCCGACCTGTTTGCCATGATGGAGAAAACTAGGATGTATGTGTTCAGGAACCTAGACCCAGAG GAGCCCATCCAAACATCTGGATACATTTGCAACTTTGAAGACCTGGAAATCAAATCTGTCTTGCTCGATGAAATCATGAAG GATCCAGAGAGGCCTAACAAAGACAACCTCATCAACTTTGAAATCCGCTCCCTGAGAGACAGCCGTGCACTGATTGAAAAAGTTGGGATTGAAGATGCCTCACAGTTCATAGAAGACAATCCTCACCCACGACTCTG GCGTCTGCTGGCTGAGGCAGCTCTCCAGAAGCTGGATCTGAAGACGGCAGAGCAGGCCTTTGTCCGCTGTAAAGATTACCAGGGCATTGAGTTTGTGAAGCGCCTGGGCAACCTGCAGAGCGAGCCCATGAAGCAGGCTGAGGTGGCAGCCTACTTCAGCAGGTTCGAGGAAGCTGAGCGGATGTACCTGAACATGGATCGCAG gGACCTCGCCATCAGCCTCAGGATCAAACTGGGAGACTGGTTCCGGGTTCTTCAGCTACTCAAAACTGGCTCTGGGGACTGTGATGATACTCTGCTGGAACAGGCGTACAATGCAATCGGAGACTACTTCGCTGACAGACAGAAGTG GATTAATGCAGTGCAGTACTACCTCCAGGGCCGTAACCAAGAGAGGCTGGCAGAATGCTACTACATGCTAGAGGACTACGACGGCCTCGAGAGACTGACCACTGTGCTGCCAGAGAATCATAAACTTTTACCA GAAATTGGACAGATGTTTGCTACCGTGGGCATGTGTGAACAAGCTGTGAACGCCTACCTCAAGTGCAACCAGCCCAAATCCGCCGTTGACTCGTGCGTCCATCTGAACCAG TGGAACAAAGCAGTGGAACTTGCCAGGACCCACAACATGAAAGAGATTAAATCTCTCCTTTCCAAATATGCCTCACATCTTCTTGAGAAGAATAAAACTCTGGAGGCTGTGGAACTGTATCGGAAAGCCCACCATTTTCTGGATGCAGCCAAACTCATGTTTAAG ATAGCAGACGAGGAGGCAAAGAAAAGGACCCGGCCGCTGCGGGTGAAGAAGCTCTATGTGCTGGCAGCGCGTCTTGTGGAGAATTACCACGAGCAGGTGAAAACGTCGCAGCAGAGCAAAACCAAAGGGAAGAAATCTGAG GCAAAGTTTGCTCTCGCTGGGCTGCTCGAGGAAGACGCAACGTCCTCAGACAATCGCATCGTGGACAATGCTTGGCGCGGAGCCGAGGCTTATCACTTCTTCCTGCTTGCTCAACGGCAGCTGTATGGAGGCTACATGGAGACCGCCATGCGCACAG ctatgCACCTACGTGAATATGAGGACATCATTCCAGCAGTGGAGATCTACTCTCTGCTGGCCATTTGCTCCGCCGCCAACCGGGCATTCGGCACATGCTCACAGGCCTTCATCAAACTGGAATCCCTG